TTTTACTTAACTTCTTTAGCTGCTTGTTTCGTGGCGGGCAAACCAGGATTTAAAACTTTATTACGCTGCTGCGAATTTATTGATTCTCTTGTGCTAAGGTTTCCAGGGATTAGACAACAAGCATGGTTAGTTCTAATTGAGGTATCTGGGCCGATAAAGCAAAATAACTCGTCAGCTTAAACTATTTTGCATCATTCGACGATCAATTGACTACATAATGATAAACATATAACTAACCTAGACCAAAATCAACATGAGTGTGAGTAAAAATCCTTCTGTTTCAATCATAATTCCCACTTACAATGAAGTAGACAACATTGAGGCAGTTGTAATTAACTTTTTGGCTTCAGATTATTCCAATATACTGGAAATACTAATTGTAGATGGGTTAAGCACAGACGGGACACAAGAAAAAGTTATAGGTTTATCTCACATCCATCCTCAACTAAAACTATTAGAAAACCCGCGACGTATTCAATCGGCAGCCCTTAATATTGGTTTAGAAGCCTGTAGAGGAGATATCTTTTTAAGAGCCGATGCTCACTGTAATTATGCCTTGGATTATATCGAACAATGTGTTGATGCTTTACAAAGTTCTCAGGCGGTTAACGTCGGAGGCGCACAACGATTTATTGCAGCCAATAGTTTTCAGGCTGGGGTTGCTTTAGCATCTAGAAGCTTTTTAGGAAGCGGAGGCGCAAAATATCGCGATCCTAACTACAATGGCTATGCAGAAACCGTTTTTTTGGGCTGTTTTTGGCGCTCGGTATTAGCTGAGCTTGGCGGATATGAAGTTAGTCGTAAAGAAGACTCCGAGCTAAATTTTCGCTTATTAAAAACTCGGGGCGATCGCTCTATTTATATCAGCTCTAAAATTAAAGTTTGGTATTATCCTCGTCCTAACTTATTAAGATTGTGGCGACAGTATGTTAAATATGGTCGTGGTAGCTGCATCATGTCGGCTAGATATGCTGATACATTGCCCCTGAGGAACAAAATACCTTTTTTTGGCGTAATGCTGCTAACTATAGCCTTAATTAGCGATTTAACCTTGTTGCATGGCTCGTTATTTACTGTTCCCATAATTATTTTAGGAATGTGTCTGATTGTGATGGAAGCAGCTAGGGTCACTTTAAAATATAACAGCAATTTTCGCGAAGAATTTTGGAGCAAAGCTACAGAATCAATTCCTAATTTTACTAGTCGTTGGTTTTGGTGTACAGTGGCGATCGCTACTATGCCAATAGCGCACTTTACTGGGTTTGGATATCAGCTTTGTCTAAGAAATATTTTGAGAAACAAAGATAATTGCTTTTTTGAATCTCGATCTAGTATTCCCCGACACAATTCCCGCGTAAAAGAAAAAATAAAGGCATAAAGTTTGCTTAAATAATCTAAGTTGCTATTTTAACGATTCAACTTAAATGTGGTCGTTTGATTATGAGTTTTATAGTTGGGAGTAGAATATGAAAGTTATCATTTTGGGTGGAGACGGTTTTTGTGGCTGGCCTACCTCACTGCACTTATCGAATCTCGACTTTGAAGTCATTATTGTCGATAATTTATCGAGGCGAAATATAGACAACGAACTTGAAGTTAGCTCTTTAACCCCTATCGCACCTATTGGTCAAAGGCTAAATACCTGGAAAAAACTTACAGGTAAAGAAATTAAATTTCATAATATAGATATTGCCGAAGAATACGATCGCCTACTGAATCTAATTTTGGCAGAAAAACCCGATGCGATCGTTCACTTTGCCGAACAACGGGCTGCGCCTTACTCGATGAAGTCTTCAAAGCACAAGCGATATACGGTTAATAATAACCTTAACGCCACTAACAATTTACTTTGCGCCATTGTTGAATCTGGCTTGGATATTCACCTGGTGCATTTAGGTACAATGGGGGTCTATGGCTACGGTACAGCAGGAATGAAGATTCCTGAAGGCTACCTAGACGTGGAAGTTGTTACCGATAATGGCGATCGCATTCAACAAGAAATTCTTTATCCTGCTAACCCTGGTAGTGTCTATCACATGACCAAAACCCAGGATCAGCTATTTTTCTACTACTATAATAAAAACGACGGTATTCGCGTCACCGATCTGCATCAAGGCATTGTTTGGGGAACTAACACTCCTGAAACTTTAAGGGACGAAAAGTTGGTCAATCGCTTTGACTATGATGGAGACTATGGGACAGTTCTCAATCGCTTCTTAATGCAGGCTGCCATTGGCTATCCCTTAACGGTTCATGGTACTGGAGGTCAAACTCGTGCTTTTATTCATATTAAAGATACGGTACGTTGTGTGCAGCTGGCGATCGAAAATTCACCCAGTCGAGGTGAACGAGTGAGAATTCTCAACCAAATGACTGAAACTCATCGAGTGATAGATCTTGCCAAGATGATTGCCAAGATGACTGGCGGAGAAATAGCCTACCTAGAAAATCCCCGTAATGAAGCTGTAGAGAACGAGCTGTTTGTTAAAAATCAACGTTTTATTGATTTAGGACTAGAACCAACGACTCTTAGCCAAGGATTACTTAAAGAAGTAACCGAAGTAGCGAGAAAATATGCTCATCGATGCGATCGCAGTAAAATCCCCTGTACTTCTTTATGGATTCAAAAACAAGAAGCAAAATCGCAAAGCAACAGTTTAGAACCGACTGAAACAAGC
This sequence is a window from Coleofasciculaceae cyanobacterium. Protein-coding genes within it:
- a CDS encoding glycosyltransferase family 2 protein, producing MSVSKNPSVSIIIPTYNEVDNIEAVVINFLASDYSNILEILIVDGLSTDGTQEKVIGLSHIHPQLKLLENPRRIQSAALNIGLEACRGDIFLRADAHCNYALDYIEQCVDALQSSQAVNVGGAQRFIAANSFQAGVALASRSFLGSGGAKYRDPNYNGYAETVFLGCFWRSVLAELGGYEVSRKEDSELNFRLLKTRGDRSIYISSKIKVWYYPRPNLLRLWRQYVKYGRGSCIMSARYADTLPLRNKIPFFGVMLLTIALISDLTLLHGSLFTVPIIILGMCLIVMEAARVTLKYNSNFREEFWSKATESIPNFTSRWFWCTVAIATMPIAHFTGFGYQLCLRNILRNKDNCFFESRSSIPRHNSRVKEKIKA
- a CDS encoding NAD-dependent epimerase/dehydratase family protein yields the protein MKVIILGGDGFCGWPTSLHLSNLDFEVIIVDNLSRRNIDNELEVSSLTPIAPIGQRLNTWKKLTGKEIKFHNIDIAEEYDRLLNLILAEKPDAIVHFAEQRAAPYSMKSSKHKRYTVNNNLNATNNLLCAIVESGLDIHLVHLGTMGVYGYGTAGMKIPEGYLDVEVVTDNGDRIQQEILYPANPGSVYHMTKTQDQLFFYYYNKNDGIRVTDLHQGIVWGTNTPETLRDEKLVNRFDYDGDYGTVLNRFLMQAAIGYPLTVHGTGGQTRAFIHIKDTVRCVQLAIENSPSRGERVRILNQMTETHRVIDLAKMIAKMTGGEIAYLENPRNEAVENELFVKNQRFIDLGLEPTTLSQGLLKEVTEVARKYAHRCDRSKIPCTSLWIQKQEAKSQSNSLEPTETSKV